A genomic stretch from Anaerococcus mediterraneensis includes:
- a CDS encoding undecaprenyl-diphosphate phosphatase — MLIDFLKVLILSIVEGVTEFLPVSSTGHLILVNQFVKLEPQDFSNAFNIIIQLGAILSVLVIYFNRLNPWDLEKTAKYFPRNYDKLNKQSRFYYRIKHPDTTTMDLWLKVIVGIIPAMVLGLLFDDIIDAYLFNPMTVAAMLFLWGLIIIFVEKRNQNKDGFVQDNLANVSYKTVLMIGLFQCLAMIPGTSRSAATIMGAMILGLSRQAAAEFSFFLAIPTMLGATALKLVKNLHGFTAYQWFLILLGMVLSFIVAYFVIKKFLAYVKNHDFIIFGAYRIILSILVFAYFLILG; from the coding sequence ATGCTAATAGATTTTCTAAAAGTTCTCATCCTTTCTATAGTAGAGGGAGTTACAGAATTTTTGCCAGTATCATCAACTGGCCACCTTATCCTAGTCAACCAATTTGTCAAACTAGAACCCCAGGACTTTTCAAACGCCTTTAATATCATAATCCAGCTAGGGGCAATCCTTTCTGTCCTAGTCATATATTTTAATAGGCTCAACCCTTGGGATCTAGAAAAAACTGCCAAATATTTTCCAAGAAACTACGACAAACTAAACAAGCAGTCCAGATTTTATTATAGGATCAAACACCCAGATACGACCACCATGGACCTTTGGCTAAAAGTCATTGTAGGCATTATCCCTGCCATGGTTTTGGGCCTTCTTTTTGATGATATCATAGATGCCTATCTTTTTAACCCAATGACAGTAGCAGCTATGCTTTTTCTCTGGGGTCTTATAATAATCTTTGTAGAAAAAAGAAACCAAAATAAAGACGGCTTTGTCCAAGACAACCTAGCCAATGTCTCCTACAAAACAGTGCTGATGATTGGACTTTTTCAGTGCCTAGCCATGATCCCAGGCACATCCAGGTCAGCTGCCACCATTATGGGGGCGATGATTTTGGGCCTATCACGACAGGCAGCCGCTGAGTTTTCATTCTTTTTGGCAATCCCAACCATGCTTGGAGCTACAGCCCTAAAGCTAGTTAAAAACCTCCACGGTTTTACAGCCTACCAATGGTTTTTGATCCTCCTTGGCATGGTCCTATCATTTATAGTTGCCTACTTCGTGATCAAAAAATTCCTAGCCTACGTCAAAAACCACGATTTTATAATCTTTGGTGCCTATAGGATAATTTTGAGTATCTTGGTATTTGCTTATTTTTTGATACTTGGATAA
- a CDS encoding DNA alkylation repair protein, whose product MSDLKTSNDLNQVKEIFSSHANVEDAKKMAAYMRNHFDFYGIKSPTRRQISRDFVNKSKKQKQIDWTFLEKAMTDSYREINYLALDILKANKDRLAIDDFDRLIGLAKIRPWWDSIDAIDTIIGSLDGDNFSKKILDLSTDDNFWLRRIAIDCQLLKKDKTDKDLLAAVIENNLGIDFSDKDEKFFINKAIGWSLRSFSKTDPAWVRDFLEKNKDKLDNLSIREASKYL is encoded by the coding sequence ATGTCAGATTTGAAAACCTCTAATGATTTAAACCAGGTCAAAGAGATTTTCTCATCCCATGCAAATGTGGAGGATGCCAAAAAGATGGCAGCCTATATGAGAAATCACTTTGACTTTTATGGGATAAAATCTCCCACCCGCAGACAGATCTCCAGAGATTTTGTAAATAAATCTAAAAAACAAAAGCAGATTGACTGGACATTTTTAGAAAAAGCCATGACTGATTCCTACAGGGAGATCAATTACCTGGCTCTTGATATCCTAAAGGCCAACAAAGATAGGCTCGCCATTGATGATTTTGATAGGCTCATAGGCCTTGCTAAAATCAGACCTTGGTGGGATTCTATAGACGCTATCGATACCATAATAGGATCTTTGGATGGGGATAATTTTTCAAAAAAAATCCTAGATCTCTCCACGGATGACAATTTTTGGCTAAGGCGCATAGCAATCGATTGCCAGCTCCTAAAAAAAGATAAAACGGACAAAGATCTTTTGGCAGCTGTCATAGAAAATAACCTTGGGATAGACTTTTCTGATAAGGACGAAAAGTTTTTTATAAACAAGGCTATTGGCTGGTCTTTGAGGTCTTTTTCCAAAACCGACCCAGCCTGGGTGAGAGATTTTTTAGAAAAAAACAAAGACAAACTGGACAATCTTTCTATAAGAGAGGCCAGCAAATATTTATAA